Proteins encoded by one window of Mycolicibacterium sp. ND9-15:
- the ctaD gene encoding aa3-type cytochrome oxidase subunit I: MTTDAAPVAQLEARRPFPARLGPKGALIYKLVSTTDHKLIGIMYCVACFIFFFIGGLMALFMRTELAMPGLQFLSNEQFNQLFTMHGTAMLLFYATPIVFGFANLVLPLQIGAPDVAFPRLNALSFWLFVFGALIALSGFITPGGAADFGWTAYAPLSTAIHSPGAGGDLWILGLAVGGLGTILGGVNMITTVVCMRAPGMTMFRMPIFTWNILVTSILVLMVFPILTAALFGLAADRHLGAHIYDPANGGPILYQHLFWFFGHPEVYIIALPFFGIITEVLPVFSRKPIFGYTTLVYATFSIAALSMAVWAHHMFATGAVLLPFFSFMTFLIAVPTGIKFFNWTGTMWKGQLTFETPMLFAIGFLVTFLAGGLTGVLLASPPLDFHVTDSYFVVAHFHYVLFGTIVFATYAGIYFWFPKMTGRLLDERLGKLHFWLTLIGFHTTFLVQHWLGDEGMPRRYADYLPSDGFTTLNVVSTIGAFILGISTIPFAWNVFKSWRYGEPVTVDDPWGYGNSLEWATSCPPPRHNFTELPRIRSERPAFELHYPHMVERMRAEAHIGRSHGPTDGDVTRLDDADVRT; encoded by the coding sequence ATGACGACCGACGCAGCGCCTGTTGCACAGCTCGAAGCCCGCCGACCGTTTCCGGCCCGCCTCGGCCCCAAGGGCGCTCTGATCTACAAGCTCGTCTCCACCACCGATCACAAGCTGATCGGGATCATGTACTGCGTCGCCTGCTTCATCTTCTTCTTCATCGGCGGGCTGATGGCGCTGTTCATGCGCACCGAGTTGGCGATGCCGGGACTGCAGTTCCTGTCCAACGAGCAGTTCAACCAGTTGTTCACCATGCACGGCACGGCGATGCTGCTGTTCTACGCCACCCCGATCGTGTTCGGCTTCGCCAACCTGGTCCTTCCGCTGCAGATCGGCGCCCCCGACGTCGCGTTCCCTCGGCTCAACGCACTGAGCTTCTGGTTGTTCGTCTTCGGGGCACTGATCGCGCTGAGCGGCTTCATCACCCCCGGCGGCGCGGCGGACTTCGGCTGGACGGCGTACGCGCCGCTCAGCACCGCCATTCATTCGCCCGGCGCGGGCGGGGATCTCTGGATTCTGGGGCTGGCGGTCGGCGGCCTGGGCACGATCCTGGGCGGGGTCAACATGATCACCACCGTGGTCTGCATGCGCGCACCCGGCATGACGATGTTCCGGATGCCGATCTTCACCTGGAACATCCTGGTGACGTCGATCCTGGTGCTGATGGTGTTCCCGATCCTGACCGCCGCGCTGTTCGGCCTGGCCGCCGACCGTCACCTCGGCGCGCACATCTACGACCCGGCCAACGGCGGGCCGATCCTGTATCAGCACCTGTTCTGGTTCTTCGGACACCCCGAGGTGTACATCATCGCCCTGCCCTTCTTCGGGATCATCACCGAAGTCCTGCCGGTCTTCTCGCGGAAGCCGATCTTCGGCTACACCACGCTCGTCTATGCGACGTTCAGCATCGCGGCGCTGTCGATGGCGGTGTGGGCGCACCACATGTTCGCCACCGGAGCGGTGCTGCTGCCGTTCTTCTCGTTCATGACATTCCTGATCGCGGTGCCCACGGGCATCAAGTTCTTCAACTGGACCGGCACGATGTGGAAGGGCCAGTTGACGTTCGAGACACCGATGCTGTTCGCGATCGGCTTTTTGGTCACGTTCCTGGCCGGTGGGCTCACCGGCGTCTTGCTGGCCAGCCCGCCGCTGGACTTCCACGTCACCGACTCCTACTTCGTGGTCGCGCACTTCCACTACGTGCTGTTCGGCACCATCGTGTTCGCCACGTACGCGGGTATCTACTTCTGGTTCCCCAAGATGACGGGCCGGCTGCTCGACGAACGGTTGGGCAAGCTGCACTTCTGGTTGACGCTGATCGGTTTCCACACCACGTTCCTGGTGCAGCACTGGCTCGGTGACGAGGGCATGCCGCGCCGCTACGCCGACTACCTGCCCTCGGACGGGTTCACCACCCTCAATGTCGTCTCGACCATCGGTGCGTTCATCCTCGGCATCTCGACGATCCCGTTCGCGTGGAACGTGTTCAAGAGTTGGCGCTACGGCGAGCCGGTGACCGTCGACGATCCGTGGGGTTACGGCAACTCGCTGGAGTGGGCGACCTCGTGCCCGCCGCCGCGGCACAACTTCACCGAGCTGCCCCGGATTCGTTCGGAGCGACCGGCATTCGAGCTGCACTATCCGCACATGGTGGAGCGGATGCGCGCCGAGGCCCACATCGGCCGCAGCCACGGACCCACCGACGGCGATGTGACACGGTTGGACGACGCGGACGTCCGTACCTGA
- a CDS encoding Rv0518 family GDSL lipase has translation MRRLATIAVAVAVLVVTGCQHPKPTGHKEIVTLTVAANRVAVIGDSYTTGGAEGGLGEKGWTTQAWQILAQQGLATTADVGAEGGAGYGTRGNRGSLFEDLTAATVKPDDTLVVFFGSRNDQSADPAQLSILIYGTFALARRIAPSALFLVIGPPWPTTDVPPAVVRIRDTLRYQAELADATFVDPIADRWFVDRPELIGPDGVHPTDAGHTYMAKKIAPLIGAQLPRRT, from the coding sequence GTGAGGCGCCTGGCGACGATCGCGGTGGCGGTCGCCGTTCTGGTGGTCACCGGTTGCCAGCATCCGAAGCCGACGGGGCACAAGGAGATCGTCACGCTCACCGTCGCGGCCAACCGCGTCGCGGTGATCGGCGACTCGTACACAACCGGCGGCGCAGAAGGCGGGCTCGGCGAAAAGGGCTGGACGACCCAGGCCTGGCAGATCCTGGCCCAGCAGGGGCTGGCCACTACGGCAGACGTCGGCGCCGAGGGCGGCGCAGGCTACGGCACGCGCGGTAACCGGGGCAGCCTGTTCGAGGATCTGACCGCCGCGACGGTCAAGCCCGACGACACGCTGGTGGTGTTCTTCGGCTCCCGCAACGATCAGAGTGCCGATCCCGCACAGTTGTCGATCCTCATCTATGGCACGTTCGCGTTGGCGCGGCGCATTGCGCCGTCGGCGCTGTTCCTGGTCATCGGACCGCCGTGGCCGACAACCGACGTTCCCCCGGCGGTGGTGCGCATCCGCGACACTCTTCGGTATCAGGCGGAATTGGCGGATGCGACGTTCGTCGACCCGATCGCCGACCGTTGGTTCGTGGACAGGCCCGAACTGATCGGCCCCGACGGCGTGCATCCCACCGACGCCGGCCATACGTACATGGCGAAAAAGATCGCGCCTCTGATCGGCGCGCAACTACCGCGTCGCACCTGA
- a CDS encoding acyltransferase family protein produces the protein MRTGEIRALSGLRIVAAAWVVLFHFRPLLEESIPGFRSALAPLLNCGAQGVDLFFMLSGFVLTWNYLDRMGPRFEWRATVRFLWLRLARVWPVYLVTMHLAALWIIFTLHIGHVPAPAAETLTATNYLRQALMIQLWFVPYFDGSSWDGPAWSISAEWLAYLLFGALILVIFRIARSTRVRGLIALAFVATLPPVLLLLATGQFYTPWSWLPRIVMQFTAGALVCAAVRKLQPSEGARRNAGYASLLLGAAIVAILYRLDGHPLPKIADSAGLVDVLFVPLLFTLAIGSGTLPWLLSLRPIVYLGHVSFSLYMVHELVHTTWNWMVAQFDLRLSPDITGKLIMVALLGAALIGAVLLYHFVEEPARKWMRSMMSAPTDSRPDMPGKLHTVYRSRERTEVVSARAG, from the coding sequence GTGCGCACCGGAGAAATCAGAGCCCTTTCCGGCCTGCGCATCGTCGCCGCCGCGTGGGTGGTCCTGTTTCACTTCCGGCCACTGCTGGAGGAGTCGATACCGGGGTTCCGGTCGGCCCTGGCGCCGCTGCTCAACTGCGGCGCGCAAGGCGTCGACCTGTTCTTCATGCTCAGCGGGTTTGTGCTGACGTGGAACTATCTCGACCGCATGGGTCCGAGGTTCGAGTGGCGGGCCACCGTGCGCTTCCTCTGGCTGAGGCTGGCCCGGGTGTGGCCGGTGTACCTGGTGACGATGCACCTGGCGGCGTTGTGGATCATCTTCACGCTGCACATCGGCCACGTGCCGGCGCCGGCGGCCGAAACCCTTACGGCCACGAACTACCTCCGCCAGGCGCTGATGATCCAACTGTGGTTCGTGCCGTACTTCGACGGTTCCAGCTGGGACGGGCCGGCCTGGTCCATCAGCGCCGAATGGCTGGCCTATCTGCTGTTCGGCGCGCTGATCCTGGTGATCTTCCGGATCGCACGCTCCACCCGGGTGCGCGGTCTGATCGCGCTGGCGTTTGTCGCCACCCTGCCGCCGGTCCTGCTGCTGCTGGCGACCGGGCAGTTCTACACACCCTGGAGTTGGCTGCCGCGGATCGTCATGCAGTTCACCGCAGGCGCCCTCGTCTGTGCGGCGGTCCGCAAGCTCCAACCAAGCGAGGGGGCCCGCCGCAACGCCGGATATGCCTCGCTTCTGCTGGGAGCGGCCATCGTCGCCATCCTGTACCGGCTCGACGGGCATCCGCTGCCCAAGATCGCGGACAGTGCCGGCCTGGTCGATGTGCTGTTCGTGCCGTTGCTGTTCACGCTGGCCATCGGTTCGGGGACCTTGCCCTGGCTACTCTCGCTGCGGCCGATCGTGTATCTCGGACACGTGTCGTTCAGCCTCTACATGGTTCATGAACTGGTGCACACCACCTGGAACTGGATGGTGGCGCAGTTCGACTTGCGGTTGTCACCGGACATCACGGGCAAGCTGATAATGGTCGCGTTGCTTGGCGCCGCGCTGATCGGCGCCGTCTTGCTGTACCACTTCGTCGAGGAGCCTGCCCGAAAATGGATGCGCAGCATGATGAGCGCCCCCACCGATTCGCGTCCGGATATGCCCGGCAAGTTGCACACCGTGTATCGCTCGCGCGAACGGACCGAGGTGGTTTCGGCCCGCGCAGGCTGA
- a CDS encoding Fur family transcriptional regulator → MAFTPDYADRLRAADLRVTRPRLAVLEAVYGNPHADTETIFGAVRIALPDVSRQAVYDVLAALTSARLVRRIQPSGSVARYESRVGDNHHHVVCRSCGVIADIDCAVGEAPCLTPSDPDGALDGFVLDEAEVIYWGMCPDCLVSQVSRSQP, encoded by the coding sequence GTGGCCTTCACACCCGACTATGCGGATCGGCTGCGTGCCGCCGATCTCCGCGTGACTCGACCGCGTCTCGCGGTGCTGGAGGCGGTCTACGGCAATCCCCACGCCGACACCGAGACGATCTTCGGGGCCGTGCGTATTGCCCTCCCCGACGTCTCGCGACAGGCTGTCTACGACGTGCTCGCCGCGCTCACCAGTGCCCGGCTCGTGCGGCGGATCCAGCCGTCCGGTTCGGTGGCGCGCTACGAATCGCGCGTCGGCGACAACCATCACCACGTCGTATGCCGGTCGTGCGGCGTCATCGCCGACATCGACTGCGCCGTCGGCGAAGCGCCCTGCCTGACGCCGTCGGACCCGGACGGGGCGTTGGACGGCTTCGTGCTCGACGAAGCCGAGGTCATCTACTGGGGCATGTGCCCGGACTGCCTGGTATCGCAAGTTTCCCGATCACAACCGTGA
- the katG gene encoding catalase/peroxidase HPI, translated as MPTDTSDARPPHDDSKTSSHSESENPVIDSPKPKAHAPLTNRDWWPEQVDVSVLHRQNEKGNPLGPDFDYAEEFAKLDLEAFKADMIALMTDSQAWWPADYGSYAGLFVRMSWHAAGTYRIFDGRGGAGQGAQRFAPLNSWPDNASLDKARRLLWPIKKKYGNKISWADLMAYAGNAALESSGFKTLGFAFGREDIWEPEEMLWGQEDTWLGTNERYGGTNESDRQLAEPYGATTMGLIYVNPEGPEGKPDPLAAAHDIRETFGRMAMNDEETAALIVGGHTLGKTHGAGSNEGMGPEPEGAPIEQMGLGWKCPFGSGKGPDTVTSGLEVVWTPTPTKWDNSFLQTLYGYEYELTKSPAGAWQFEAKDAEAVIPDPFGGPPRKPTMLVTDISLRESPIYADITRRWLDHPEEMDEAFAKAWFKLMHRDMGPVSRYLGPWIPEEQLWQDPVPAVDHELVDESDIASLKTKLLDSGLTVQQLIKTAWSSAGSFRGTDKRGGANGARIRLEPQKNWEANEPAELARVLPLLERIQQEFNSSASGGKKISLADVIVLGGAAAVEKAARDGGFEIDVHFAPGRTDASQEQTDVESFAVLEPRADGFRNFVRPGEKNPLEQLLVERAYMLDLTAPELAVLVGGLRALNVNHGGSKNGVFTDKPGVLSNDFFVNLVDMNTEWKPSETAENVYEGRDRSSGAVKWTATANDLVFGSNSVLRGIAEVYAQDDSKDKFVEDFVAAWVKVMNNDRFDLD; from the coding sequence GTGCCAACTGATACCTCCGACGCCCGACCGCCTCACGACGACTCCAAGACGAGCAGTCACAGCGAGAGCGAGAACCCGGTTATCGATTCGCCGAAGCCGAAGGCGCATGCTCCGCTGACCAACCGAGACTGGTGGCCCGAACAGGTCGACGTCTCGGTACTGCACCGGCAGAACGAGAAGGGTAATCCGCTCGGGCCGGACTTTGACTACGCCGAGGAGTTCGCCAAACTCGACCTCGAGGCGTTCAAGGCCGACATGATCGCGTTGATGACGGATTCGCAGGCCTGGTGGCCGGCCGACTACGGCAGCTATGCCGGGCTCTTCGTCCGGATGAGTTGGCACGCCGCGGGCACCTACCGCATCTTCGACGGCCGCGGCGGTGCCGGACAAGGCGCCCAGCGCTTCGCTCCGCTGAACAGCTGGCCGGACAACGCCAGCCTGGACAAGGCGCGCCGCCTGCTTTGGCCGATCAAGAAGAAGTACGGCAACAAGATCTCCTGGGCCGACCTGATGGCCTACGCCGGTAACGCCGCGCTGGAGTCCTCTGGCTTCAAGACATTGGGCTTCGCGTTCGGCCGCGAGGACATCTGGGAGCCCGAGGAGATGCTCTGGGGTCAGGAAGACACCTGGCTGGGCACCAACGAGCGCTACGGCGGGACCAACGAAAGTGACCGTCAGTTGGCCGAGCCCTACGGCGCGACCACCATGGGCCTGATCTACGTCAACCCCGAAGGCCCGGAAGGTAAGCCGGATCCGCTGGCCGCGGCCCACGACATCCGCGAGACGTTCGGTCGGATGGCGATGAATGACGAGGAGACCGCCGCGCTGATCGTCGGTGGTCACACGCTCGGCAAGACCCATGGCGCCGGCTCGAACGAAGGCATGGGGCCCGAGCCCGAGGGTGCCCCGATCGAGCAGATGGGGTTGGGCTGGAAGTGTCCGTTCGGCTCCGGTAAGGGACCCGACACCGTCACCAGCGGTCTGGAGGTGGTCTGGACGCCCACTCCGACGAAGTGGGACAACAGCTTCCTGCAGACGCTGTACGGCTACGAGTACGAGCTGACCAAGAGCCCCGCCGGCGCCTGGCAGTTCGAGGCCAAGGACGCCGAGGCGGTCATCCCCGACCCGTTCGGCGGGCCGCCGCGCAAGCCCACGATGCTGGTCACCGACATCTCGCTGCGGGAAAGCCCGATCTACGCCGACATCACGCGTCGTTGGCTGGACCATCCCGAGGAGATGGATGAGGCCTTCGCCAAGGCCTGGTTCAAGCTGATGCACCGCGACATGGGGCCGGTCAGCCGCTACCTCGGGCCGTGGATTCCCGAGGAGCAGCTGTGGCAGGACCCCGTGCCGGCGGTGGATCACGAGCTGGTCGACGAATCCGACATCGCCTCGCTGAAGACCAAGCTGCTCGACTCCGGTCTCACGGTGCAGCAGCTGATCAAGACGGCCTGGTCGTCGGCGGGCAGCTTCCGCGGCACCGACAAGCGCGGTGGGGCCAACGGTGCGCGGATTCGTCTTGAGCCACAGAAGAATTGGGAGGCCAACGAGCCTGCCGAGCTGGCTCGGGTGCTGCCGTTGCTCGAGCGCATCCAGCAGGAGTTCAACTCCTCCGCCTCCGGCGGCAAGAAGATCTCGCTGGCCGACGTGATCGTGCTGGGCGGTGCGGCGGCGGTCGAGAAGGCGGCGCGTGACGGCGGCTTCGAGATCGACGTGCACTTCGCGCCGGGACGCACCGATGCCTCGCAGGAGCAGACCGACGTGGAGTCGTTCGCGGTGCTCGAACCGCGGGCGGACGGGTTCCGTAACTTCGTGCGCCCGGGTGAGAAGAATCCGTTGGAGCAGTTGCTGGTGGAGCGGGCCTACATGCTCGACCTGACCGCTCCCGAGTTGGCGGTCCTCGTCGGCGGTCTGCGGGCGCTGAACGTCAACCACGGCGGCAGCAAGAACGGCGTGTTCACCGACAAGCCGGGTGTGCTCAGCAACGACTTCTTCGTCAACTTGGTCGACATGAACACGGAGTGGAAGCCGTCGGAAACCGCCGAGAACGTCTACGAGGGACGCGACCGTTCCTCGGGGGCGGTCAAGTGGACGGCCACCGCCAACGACTTGGTGTTCGGATCGAACTCGGTGCTTCGCGGCATCGCCGAGGTCTACGCGCAGGACGACAGCAAGGACAAGTTCGTCGAGGACTTCGTCGCTGCCTGGGTGAAGGTCATGAACAACGATCGGTTCGACCTCGATTAA
- a CDS encoding glutamine amidotransferase: MRHPAGSPGSRGVVLSKPFLLLSIRGEDEAAEDEYRAMMRFAGLDTTGMRRIRLTHESLGRIDLADWSGIVLGGGPYNVSDPAEVKSATQRRVESELLELIGRIVDHDFPFLGCCYGVGTLGTVVGATVDRTHPEPVGGLTVTVTAEGRDDDLFAEVPDVFDAFGGHREGATSLPPGVARLASSADCPVQAFRVGRHVYATQFHPELDLDGVMTRIDVYKNHGYFPPETAESLRVAARQRHVRYPSTILRRFVEKYSR; this comes from the coding sequence ATGCGGCACCCCGCGGGCTCACCGGGCTCGCGGGGTGTCGTGCTGTCAAAGCCCTTCCTGCTGCTCTCGATCCGCGGCGAGGACGAAGCCGCCGAGGACGAGTACCGGGCGATGATGCGCTTCGCCGGCCTGGACACCACCGGCATGCGGCGAATCCGGTTGACCCACGAATCGCTGGGCCGCATCGACCTTGCGGACTGGTCCGGGATCGTCCTCGGTGGGGGTCCCTATAACGTCAGCGACCCCGCCGAGGTGAAATCGGCGACGCAGCGGCGGGTCGAGTCGGAGTTGCTGGAGCTCATCGGACGCATCGTCGATCACGATTTCCCGTTCCTCGGCTGCTGCTACGGCGTCGGCACCCTCGGTACGGTCGTCGGCGCCACGGTGGACCGGACACATCCGGAACCGGTCGGCGGGCTCACCGTCACCGTCACGGCTGAGGGCCGTGACGACGACTTGTTCGCCGAGGTGCCCGATGTCTTCGATGCTTTCGGCGGACACCGGGAGGGCGCGACCTCGCTTCCGCCGGGCGTGGCACGTCTCGCGTCGTCGGCTGACTGCCCTGTGCAGGCGTTTCGGGTAGGACGGCACGTGTACGCCACGCAGTTCCACCCCGAACTGGACCTCGACGGCGTGATGACCCGAATCGACGTCTACAAGAACCACGGATACTTCCCGCCCGAGACCGCGGAGTCGCTGAGAGTCGCTGCCCGGCAACGGCATGTGCGTTATCCGTCCACCATCCTGCGCCGCTTCGTCGAGAAGTATTCGCGCTGA
- a CDS encoding alpha/beta hydrolase, whose protein sequence is MHTVEYSPGRSADVFGDPAQPTVLMWHGAQTDSRTAMRPLAERVHEHGPAVVLADWDSHADDRGRADLMASAEYAREHAGDKPLVLVGWSMGGLAAAGLTIHVRQINVTHTVCLAGAFVVPDPISGAPLPRELDGDPVPFTLLHGQHDDVIPVEVSRGFAETLERNGWPASCVVLAADHGSIAGATYDPVADRYSAASDPATLSVAAEVAARIAAAL, encoded by the coding sequence GTGCACACCGTCGAGTACTCCCCCGGTCGGTCCGCAGACGTCTTCGGCGACCCGGCGCAACCCACCGTATTGATGTGGCACGGCGCGCAGACCGATTCGCGAACCGCGATGCGGCCGCTGGCCGAACGCGTGCACGAACACGGGCCGGCGGTCGTGCTTGCCGACTGGGACTCGCACGCCGACGACCGCGGCCGCGCCGACCTGATGGCGTCGGCCGAATACGCGCGTGAACACGCCGGCGACAAGCCATTGGTGCTCGTCGGCTGGTCGATGGGTGGCTTGGCGGCGGCCGGCCTGACGATCCACGTTCGGCAGATCAATGTCACGCATACCGTCTGTCTTGCAGGGGCGTTCGTGGTTCCCGACCCGATCTCCGGTGCGCCGCTGCCGCGGGAGCTGGACGGCGATCCTGTGCCGTTCACGCTGCTGCACGGTCAGCACGACGACGTCATTCCGGTCGAGGTCAGTCGCGGGTTCGCGGAGACGCTCGAGCGCAACGGTTGGCCGGCTTCCTGTGTCGTGCTGGCCGCCGACCACGGGTCGATCGCAGGAGCGACCTACGACCCGGTCGCCGACCGCTATTCCGCGGCCTCCGATCCGGCGACGCTTTCCGTTGCGGCGGAGGTGGCGGCCCGGATCGCTGCCGCGCTGTAG
- a CDS encoding MBL fold metallo-hydrolase encodes MTNSATREMTQIRDDLWQTRMDTPFPGLTTHAYLWRSLQGNLLFYSPATEADLDAIDALGGITAQYLSHLDEAGPNLDRIAKRFGRRLHAPEAEIAAIAKHGHVDVAIGATRHVDTNGVEVLPSPGHSVGSTSYLVTGSTGERYLFTGDTMFPTVEGTWATFLVPGRGDADQLRKSVTMLGTVAPDLVISSAIGGELAWMAVDEERWAECVAQALATVPS; translated from the coding sequence ATGACTAACTCCGCGACGCGGGAAATGACCCAAATACGTGACGACCTATGGCAGACCCGGATGGATACGCCGTTCCCTGGGCTCACGACACACGCCTACCTGTGGCGCAGTCTGCAGGGCAACTTGCTGTTCTACAGCCCCGCCACGGAAGCGGATCTCGATGCGATCGACGCCCTGGGCGGCATCACCGCGCAGTATCTGTCGCACCTCGACGAGGCGGGGCCCAACCTCGACCGGATCGCGAAGCGGTTTGGCCGTCGGCTGCATGCGCCGGAGGCGGAGATCGCCGCCATTGCCAAACACGGTCACGTCGACGTGGCTATCGGCGCCACCCGCCACGTCGACACCAACGGTGTCGAGGTGCTTCCCAGCCCAGGCCATTCGGTCGGCAGCACAAGCTATCTGGTCACCGGTAGCACTGGCGAGAGGTACTTGTTCACCGGCGACACCATGTTCCCCACCGTTGAGGGCACCTGGGCCACATTTCTGGTTCCGGGCCGAGGCGATGCCGACCAGCTCCGGAAAAGCGTGACGATGCTGGGCACTGTCGCACCCGATCTGGTGATCTCCAGTGCCATCGGCGGTGAATTAGCGTGGATGGCCGTCGACGAGGAACGTTGGGCAGAGTGCGTGGCTCAGGCACTGGCGACCGTACCGTCTTAG
- a CDS encoding ArsR/SmtB family transcription factor, which yields MDDVFRALADPNRRILLDSLNESNGQTLRDLCAGLSMARQSVSKHLALLEAANLITTARRGREKLHFLNAEPINAIADRWINQYDRARAQKLADLTTPLETPPMNNSEFVYVTYIRTTPERLWQAITDPVYSTRYMGHAIVSDWQTGSTYVWADRELEIVHPEQVILESDPYRRLAFTFHSFVPELTEFGLDEETILQAATERRSKVTIDIEVVDDGQVKLTVIHDDFPPESTVRELISGGWPWKLANLKSELEAS from the coding sequence ATGGACGATGTGTTCAGGGCACTGGCCGATCCGAACCGGCGCATCCTTCTCGACAGCCTCAACGAGAGCAATGGTCAGACGCTGCGGGATCTGTGTGCGGGGCTGTCGATGGCGCGTCAGTCGGTGAGCAAGCACCTCGCCCTGCTGGAGGCTGCGAACCTCATCACCACCGCGCGGCGGGGGCGGGAGAAGCTGCACTTCCTCAATGCCGAACCGATCAACGCGATCGCCGACCGCTGGATCAATCAATACGACCGGGCCCGGGCGCAAAAACTCGCCGACCTCACGACACCATTGGAGACCCCACCGATGAACAACAGCGAATTCGTCTACGTCACCTATATCCGCACCACCCCAGAACGCTTGTGGCAGGCCATCACCGACCCGGTGTACTCGACTCGCTACATGGGCCATGCAATCGTCTCCGACTGGCAGACGGGTTCGACGTACGTCTGGGCCGACAGGGAACTCGAGATCGTCCACCCGGAGCAGGTCATCCTCGAGTCCGACCCGTATCGCCGGCTCGCCTTCACCTTCCACTCGTTCGTCCCCGAACTCACCGAGTTCGGACTCGACGAGGAGACGATCTTGCAAGCCGCTACGGAGCGGCGTTCGAAGGTGACGATCGACATCGAGGTGGTCGACGACGGCCAAGTGAAGCTCACGGTCATACACGACGACTTTCCGCCGGAAAGTACTGTCCGCGAGCTTATCTCGGGTGGGTGGCCGTGGAAGTTGGCCAACCTCAAGAGCGAACTGGAGGCCTCATGA